The following are encoded together in the Fundulus heteroclitus isolate FHET01 chromosome 19, MU-UCD_Fhet_4.1, whole genome shotgun sequence genome:
- the LOC105917616 gene encoding ADP-ribosylation factor 6 — translation MGKMLSKIFGNKEMRILMLGLDAAGKTTILYKLKLGQSVTTIPTVGFNVETVTYKNVKFNVWDVGGQDKIRPLWRHYYTGTQGLIFVVDCADRDRIDEARQELHRIINDREMRDAMILIFANKQDLPDAMKPHEIQEKLGLTRIRDRNWYVQPSCATTGDGLYEGLTWLTSNYKS, via the coding sequence ATGGGGAAAATGCTGTCAAAGATCTTTGGCAACAAGGAGATGAGAATATTAATGCTCGGACTCGACGCCGCTGGGAAGACGACGATCCTTTACAAACTGAAACTGGGACAGTCGGTGACCACCATCCCCACGGTCGGCTTCAACGTGGAAACGGTCACCTACAAAAACGTCAAGTTCAACGTCTGGGACGTCGGAGGCCAGGACAAGATACGGCCCCTGTGGCGGCACTACTACACGGGGACCCAGGGCTTGATTTTTGTGGTGGATTGCGCCGACAGGGATCGCATCGACGAGGCGAGGCAGGAGCTCCACCGCATCATCAACGACCGCGAGATGAGGGATGCCATGATCTTGATATTTGCCAACAAGCAAGACCTCCCGGACGCCATGAAGCCGCACGAAATCCAAGAGAAGCTGGGGCTGACCCGGATCAGAGATAGGAATTGGTACGTTCAGCCCTCCTGTGCGACCACAGGTGACGGACTGTATGAGGGTCTGACATGGTTAACCTCGAATTACAAGTCTTAA